Proteins encoded together in one Camelina sativa cultivar DH55 chromosome 9, Cs, whole genome shotgun sequence window:
- the LOC104710274 gene encoding ureide permease 1-like: MYMIESKGGAITCMLLALLFLGTWPAIMTLTERRGRLPQHTYLDYTLTNLLAAVIIALTLGEIGPSRPNFITQLSQDNWQSVMFAMAGGIVLSLGNLATQYAWAYVGLSVTEVITASITVVIGTTLNYFLDDRINRAEVLFPGVACFLIAVCFGSAVHKSNAADNKSKLQDFKSLETASSFEMENKSSDNELSKGKAKEGTAAFLIEIEKQRAIKVFGKSTIIGLAITFFAGICFSMFSPAFNLATNDQWHTLKHGVPKLSVYTAFFYFSVSAFVIALILNIRFLYWPILGLPKSSFKAYLNDWNGRGWSFLAGFLCGFGNGLQFMGGQAAGYAAADAVQALPLVSTFWGILLFGEYRRSSRRTYTLLICMLLMFIVAVAVLMASSGHRK; encoded by the exons atgtaTATGATTGAGAGCAAAGGAGGAGCAATTACATGTATGCTCTTGGCTCTGCTCTTCTTAGGGACATGGCCAGCAATCATGACTCTAACCGAAAGACGCGGTAGACTTCCTCAACACACTTATCTTGACTACACACTCACAAATCTGTTAGCTGCTGTGATCATAGCGTTGACACTAGGTGAAATAGGTCCAAGCAGACCCAATTTCATCACACAGCTTTCTCAA GATAATTGGCAGTCAGTGATGTTTGCAATGGCTGGAGGAATAGTTCTTAGCCTTGGAAACTTAGCAACACAATATGCTTGGGCTTATGTTGGTTTGTCAGTTACTGAAGTCATTACAGCTAGTATCACTGTTGTTATTG GCACAACTTTGAACTATTTCTTGGATGATAGAATCAACAGAGCTGAGGTCCTTTTCCCTGGGGTCGCTTGTTTCTTAATCGCTGTTTGTTTTGGCTCAGCTGTTCATAAATCAAATGCAGCTGATAACAAATCCAAACTTCAAGATTTCAAAAG TCTAGAGACTGCTTCTTCCTTCGAAATGGAAAACAAATCTTCAGACAACGAGTTATCGAAAGGGAAAGCGAAAGAAGGGACTGCAGCTTTTCTCATAGAGATTGAGAAACAAAGAGCCATAAAG GTCTTTGGAAAAAGCACAATAATTGGATTGGCGATAACTTTCTTTGCCGGGATCTGCTTTTCTATGTTCTCACCGGCATTCAACTTAGCTACAAACGATCAATGGCACACTTTGAAACATGGAGTTCCAAAACTCAGTGTGTACACTGCCTTCTTCTACTTCTCAGTCTCCGCATTTGTGATTGCTCTCATACTAAACATCAGGTTTCTCTATTGGCCTATACTTGGTCTCCCAAAATCTTCTTTCAAGGCTTATCTAAATGACTGGAACGGGAGAGGCTGGTCTTTCTTGGCTGGATTTCTCTGTGGATTTGGTAATGGTCTTCAGTTCATGGGAGGTCAAGCCGCAGGCTATGCAGCTGCAGACGCTGTTCAGGCACTTCCACTTGTGAGTACATTTTGGGGGATATTGTTGTTTGGAGAATACAGGAGATCATCGAGAAGAACATATACACTTCTCATCTGTATGCTTCTTATGTTCATAGTAGCTGTCGCGGTTCTTATGGCCTCGTCGGGACATAGAAAATGA
- the LOC104710280 gene encoding asparagine synthetase domain-containing protein 1-like yields the protein MCGIAIVVCGVRIELSTLASFLSAPEPPFERLQVSIEDVKAVLSQRGPDSVGEKTIHLRPDVPNCAQESATLSVVEAGEETYKLEETTLLGELHFIGSTLQLRGTSPIRQPLVDSSGNILAYNGEVFGGIELNSYDNDTEVLLKSLEKAKVPNVLSMIKGPWAIIYWQESSRTLWFGKDAFGRRSLLVHWPTVEDPRFLLSSVSPAASVAHGSDAENGNSGHRFWEELPCGVYSISFGVSESGLCIHGEVTKHESRNPIWKELIEWERKSVAPTPEDLSTSSLSGIQEEEENAVSTSSGLAQTVLVVLKESVRRRTSLHNIFQGEKEVVPVAVLFSGGLDSMILAALLDQCLDPKYEVDLLNVSFDGPNAPDRISAKAGIKELQKIAPLRRWKLVEVDADLSKLTFETKRVMSLINPADTYMDLNIGTALWLAARGDGWIQNESDNQAVEEDNRRVKYKSDARILLVGAGADEQCAGYGRHRTKYRNGSWVALDQEMKLDMQRIWKRNLGRDDRCIADNGKEGRFPFLDEDVIKTLLDIPLWEIADLEQPSGKGDKKILRQVAKLLGLHEVAKMPKRAIQFGSRIARESNRKNFGSNRAANQASAGSVRFHAPSH from the exons ATGTGCGGAATCGCAATTGTAGTGTGCGGCGTTCGTATCGAACTCTCGACGCTTGCTTCGTTTCTCTCAGCCCCCGAGCCTCCTTTCGAACGA TTGCAAGTCTCTATTGAAGATGTTAAAGCTGTCTTAAGCCAAAGAGGTCCTGATAGTGTAGGCGAAAAGACGATTCATCTTCGACCTGATGTGCCAAATTGTGCTCAAGAATCTGCGACTCTCTCTGTTGTTGAGGCTGGCGAAGAAACTTATAAGCTTGAGGAGACTACTCTTTTGGGTGAACTGCATTTTATTGGTTCTACATTACAGCTTAGAGGAACTAGTCCTATTAGACAGCCATTGGTGGATTCTTCTGGAAACATTCTAGCTTACAATG GCGAAGTATTTGGAGGAATTGAACTCAATAGCTATGATAATGATACTGAAGTTCTTTTGAAGTCTTTAGAGAAAGCAAAAGTTCCAAATGTTCTTTCCATGATTAAAGGCCCCTGGGCCATTATCTATTGGCAG GAAAGCTCAAGAACGCTATGGTTTGGTAAAGATGCTTTTGGTCGGAGGAGCCTTCTTGTTCACTGGCCAACTGTGGAAGACCCTCGTTTTCTTCTATCGTCTGTTTCACCAGCTGCTTCTGTAGCACACGGCTCAG ATGCTGAAAATGGTAATAGCGGTCATAGGTTTTGGGAAGAGCTTCCATGTGGAGTGTACAGCATTTCTTTTGGGGTTTCAGAATCTGGTTTATGTATTCATGGTGAAGTCACGAAGCACGAATCGAGAAATCCCATTTGGAAAGAATTGATTGAATGGGAAAGGAAATCTGTTGCACCAACACCTGAAGATCTATCAACATCATCGCTTAGTGGaattcaagaagaggaagaaaatgcTGTTTCAACTTCTTCAG GACTTGCGCAGACAGTTCTTGTTGTGTTAAAGGAATCAGTGAGGCGGCGAACTTCACTTCATAACATTTTTCAG GGAGAAAAAGAAGTCGTCCCAGTAGCTGTTCTTTTCTCTGGTGGATTGGATTCGATGATACTTGCTGCGCTGTTGGATCAGTGCCTTGATCCAAAAT ATGAAGTTGATCTCCTTAATGTCAGTTTTGACGGTCCTAATGCTCCTGACAGGATCTCTGCCAAGGCTGGAATAAAGGAACTTCAAAAGATTGCACCTTTGAGAAG GTGGAAGCTTGTTGAGGTTGATGCTGATCTGTCAAAACTAACCTTTGAGACAAAACGTGTCATGTCACTCATAAATCCTGCTGACACTTACATG GACCTCAACATTGGAACAGCACTGTGGCTTGCTGCTCGGGGTGATGGTTGGATTCAAAACGAAAGCGACAATCAAGCAGTAGAGGAAGATAACCGGCGGGTCAAATATAAGTCTGATGCTAGAATTCTACTTGTTGGCGCTGGTGCTGATGAGCAATGTGCTGGTTATGGCAGGCACAGAACAAAATACCGAAATGGGAG TTGGGTTGCGTTGGATCAAGAAATGAAATTAGATATGCAGagaatttggaaaagaaatttAGGTCGAGATGATCGATGCATTGCAGATAACGGTAAAGAG GGGAGATTCCCGTTCTTGGATGAAGATGTGATAAAGACTCTCCTTGACATTCCCTTGTGGGAGATTGCGGATCTTGAGCAACCAAGTGGAAAGGGAGACAAGAAGATTCTTAGACAG GTTGCAAAGTTGCTTGGTTTACATGAAGTTGCAAAGATGCCTAAGAGAGCAATTCAG TTTGGATCAAGAATCGCTCGTGAATCAAACCGGAAGAATTTTGGAAGTAACCGTGCCGCAAATCAGGCTTCTGCCGGGAGTGTGAGATTCCATGCGCCATCACACTAA
- the LOC104710278 gene encoding suppressor protein SRP40-like, which yields MESEHEEDVLSKPKHDEDGNKEGSLGDEENGDGEHKRIFSEETGSVIIHSEAHSRFIHSEAHSRSSSSSSSSSSSSSYLSPPKDLPEDGKELSNEPEISSPPVQVMDRDDDDDNGNYDPNRIPSSVFERSKSNIPAEWSCTSNESLFSIHLGRNSFTADLMKSGELYKSGELLAYSPALPMPPPPGSESKPVVEEPKVVDSRKEEEVVHTSSSDEEEEDKRESHEKEQQPAVSWKTPSTSYHSNQSSNSAHSFSFPILAGAASDSRKGETEEQKKQAQEAKQPQESEKPADAANQKQSMCRWFSCFPPCPWCCSPCSCA from the exons atggagtctgaacatgaagaagatgtgttatcaaaaccaaaacatgatGAAGATGGAAACAAGGAAGGCTCATTAGGGGATGAAGAAAATGGAGATGGAGAGCATAAAAGAATATTTTCAGAGGAAACAGGAAGTGTGATCATTCACTCAGAAGCACATTCAAGATTCATTCACTCAGAAGCACattcaagatcatcatcatcgtcttcttcatcatcgtcatcttcttcgTATTTATCGCCACCGAAAGATCTACCTGAAGACGGCAAAGAATTATCGAATGAACCAGAGATATCTTCACCTCCTGTTCAAGTAATGGAtagggatgatgatgatgataacggAAACTATGACCCGAATAGGATTCCATCTTCGGTTTTCGAGAGAAGCAAATCGAATATACCAGCTGAATGGAGCTGTACTTCGAATGAATCTCTCTTTAGCATTCATTTAGGACGCAACAGTTTCACTGCTGATTTGATGAAATCAGGTGAGCTCTATAAATCGGGAGAGTTACTAGCGTACAGTCCCGCACTTCCTATGCCACCTCCACCAGGATCAGAATCAAAACCCGTCGTAGAAGAACCCAAAGTTGTTGATTCGAGAAAGGAAGAGGAAGTTGTACATACATCTTcatctgatgaagaagaggaagataagaGAGAAAGCCATGAGAAAGAACAACAACCAGCTGTCTCTTGGAAAACTCCTTCAACTTCTTACCATTCTAACCAAAGCTCAAACAGTGCACATTCCTTCTCTTTCCCAAT atTGGCAGGAGCTGCAAGTGATTCAAGAAagggagaaacagaggaacagaagaaacaagcacaAGAAGCAAAACAGCCACAAGAGTCAGAAAAACCAGCAGATGCAGCAAATCAAAAGCAGTCAATGTGTAGGTGGTTCTCATGTTTTCCTCCATGTCCTTGGTGTTGTTCTCCCTGCTCTTGTGCTTGA
- the LOC104710279 gene encoding putative G3BP-like protein, which translates to MTTESKAPLVDPGTVGNAFVQKYYTHLYESPAEVYKFYLENSGLLRPGLDGEMVPIKSLKAINDQIMSIDYKNSEIEILTADSQPSLKNGVVTLVTGLVIGKDGGRRKFSQSFFLVPRNGSYFVLNDTFRYVSDVVVEPEATKEVEESPEVIEPTKSVTAEPAKETVEAVIVPTQAKTTVTKPANGHANVPNVTKAAEAKLQEEAPKKSFASILVQSLAQNGSSFNVTASPTKPKRVEKPTVASEHKAKAPSPIPGQASAKTIEQPAKGSSSIFVANLPMDATIEQLYETFKGFGAIRKDGIQVRSYPEDKNCFGFVAFENGEAIKNVFLAHKESPIMVGNRRASIEEKRGGSNNQNGSRSSARNNGGYYRTENGYRNDGYKPRGNGVNGGRGYGRRNSESDGDGKAHQNNGHGNTEAKN; encoded by the exons ATGACAACTGAATCAAAGGCTCCGTTAGTAGATCCAGGCACTGTGGGTAATGCCTTTGTTCAGAAGTACTATACCCATCTTTATGAATCACCTGCTGAAGTTTACAAATTCTATCTTGAGAACAGTGGTCTTTTACGGCCAGGTCTCGATGGTGAGATGGTTCCTATCAAATCCTTGAAA GCTATTAATGATCAGATCATGTCCATTGACTACAAAAACTCGGAGATCGAGATTCTGACTGCTGATTCTCAACCATCTTTAAAGAATGGTGTTGTGACTCTAGTCACGGGTTTAGTGATTGGAAAAGATGGAGGAAGAAGGAAGTTTTCTCAAAGTTTCTTCCTTGTGCCTCGCAATGGAAGCTACTTTGTGCTGAATGATACCTTTAGGTATGTGTCTGATGTGGTTGTTGAACCAGAAGCTACCAAGGAGGTTGAGGAGAGCCCTGAAGTAATCGAGCCAACAAAGAGTGTAACCG CAGAGCCTGCAAAGGAAACTGTAGAGGCGGTTATTGTCCCTACTCAAGCTAAGACTACGGTGACAAAACCTGCAAACGGACATGCAAATGTCCCCAATGTCACTAAAGCTGCTGAAGCCAAACTTCAAGAGGAGGCTCCCAAGAAATCCTTTGCATCAATTCTT GTCCAGTCTCTGGCTCAAAACGGAAGTTCATTCAATGTTACAGCTTCACCAACTAAGCCTAAACGTGTCGAGAAACCGACTGTTGCTTCTGAGCATAAGGCTAAGGCTCCTTCCCCAATTCCTGGACAGGCTTCTGCTAAAACCATTGAACAGCCAG CCAAGGGTAGTAGTTCCATATTTGTTGCAAACTTGCCTATGGATGCAACTATCGAGCAACTCTATGAAACATTCAAAGGTTTTGGAGCTATTAGAAAAGATGGTATCCAAGTCAGAAGTTACCCG GAAGATAAGAACTGTTTCGGGTTTGTGGCATTCGAAAATGGTGAAGCAATAAAAAATGTCTTCCTG GCTCACAAGGAATCTCCAATCATGGTTGGAAACCGAAGAGCATCTATTGAAGAAAAGCGAG GAGGTAGCAACAATCAAAATGGCAGCAGATCCTCTGCACGAAACAACGGTGGTTACTATAGGACTGAGAATGGTTACAGAAACGATGGATACAAACCTCGGGGCAATGGTGTCAATGGAGGACGAGGCTATGGCAGACGGAACAGTGAGTCTGATGGGGATGGGAAAGCACACCAGAACAACGGCCATGGCAATACTGAGGCCAAAAACTAG
- the LOC104710277 gene encoding magnesium transporter MRS2-5-like, whose protein sequence is MGEQLDPFSISNLPDFISSQKIGRPVNLEGQSNRGHPFSGLKKRGQSSRSWVKIDQDGNSAVLELDKATIMKRCSLPSRDLRLLDPLFIYPSSILGRERAIVVSLEKIRCIITADEVILMNARDASVVQYQSELCKRLQSNQHLNLIDDLPFEFKALELVLELSCLSLDAQVNELEMEVYPVLDELATNISTLNLEHVRRLKGRLLTLTQKVQKVCDEIEHLMDDDDDMAEMYLTEKKERAEAHASEDLGDNIGEDFDSSGMVSKSAPVSPVGSTSGTFGKLQRAFSSIVGSHRSLLSSSSSGENIDQLEMLLEAYFVVVDNTLSKLSSLKEYIDDTEDLINIKLGNVQNQLIQFQLLLTAATFVAAIFAAVTAVFGMNLQDSVFQNPTTFQYVLLITGVACGLLYFGFVLYFKHKKVFPL, encoded by the exons ATGGGAGAACAACTGGATCCATTCTCCATTTCTAATCTTCCGGATTTCATATCTTCTCAAAAAATTGGCAGACCGGTGAATCTCGAAGGCCAAAGTAACCGTGGACATCCGTTTTCTGGCCTTAAGAAGAGAGGCCAGTCTAGTCGTTCTTGGGTGAAGATTGATCAAGATGGGAACTCGGCGGTTTTGGAGCTTGACAAAGCGACTATAATGAAACGGTGTTCCTTACCATCCAGGGATTTGAGACTACTTGACCCTTTGTTTATCTATCCTTCGAGTATTTTGGGGCGTGAGAGAGCGATAGTGGTCAGCCTTGAGAAGATCAGGTGTATAATCACAGCTGATGAGGTTATTCTCATGAATGCTAGGGATGCATCTGTTGTTCAGTACCAGTCTGAATTGTGTAAACGTCTCCAATCGAACCAACACTTAAATCTTATAG ATGATTTGCCCTTTGAATTTAAAGCATTGGAGTTGGTTTTGGAATTGTCTTGCTTGTCTTTAGATGCACAG GTGAATGAGCTTGAGATGGAGGTGTATCCTGTTCTAGATGAACTAGCCACTAACATCAGCACCCTTAATCTAGAACACGTGCGCAGGCTAAAAGGCCGTCTTCTTACCTTAACACAGAAAGTTCAGAAG GTTTGTGATGAAATAGAACATTTAATGGATGATGACGATGACATGGCTGAGATGTACTTGactgagaaaaaagaaagagctgAAGCTCATGCGTCAGAGGATCTAGGAGATAACATTGGTGAGGACTTTGACTCTTCTGGAATGGTTTCGAAGTCTGCGCCGGTTTCACCTGTGGGATCAACAAGTGGAACCTTTGGGAAGCTTCAAAGAGCCTTTAGCAGCATCGTTGGCTCACATAGAAGCTTGTTAAGCTCCTCTAGTAGCGGAGAGAATATCGATCAActagagatgttactagaagcTTACTTCGTCGTTGTTGATAACACTCTGAGCAAATTATCATCG CTGAAAGAGTATATAGATGATACAGAGGATCTGATCAACATTAAACTG GGGAATGTACAGAATCAGTTGATTCAGTTTCAACTGCTTCTCACCGCGGCAACATTTGTGGCTGCCATTTTTGCCGCTGTAACGGCTGTCTTTGGGATGAATTTGCAAGACTCTGTTTTCCAGAATCCGACGACGTTCCAGTATGTTTTGCTGATAACAGGTGTAGCATGCGGATTattgtattttggttttgtgttataCTTCAAGCACAAAAAAGTATTCCCTCTCTGA